The Malassezia japonica chromosome 5, complete sequence genome contains a region encoding:
- a CDS encoding uncharacterized protein (EggNog:ENOG503NYQN; COG:G; CAZy:GH43) gives MSNHPIAECDMPDPWVLAGNGVFYLTFTLGDRIEIWASQNVEDFRNCQKSLIWKPEGSGWAPGIWAPELHNLNGTWYVYFSGEKPGQGPASHRTLVLRSSNPDPMDPSGWQFAGPLRGVPDHWAIDATVFTPRPNELYCCWSGWPLGDNSDSEQDLFIARLASPEEAIPDTVTVISRPDREWERPDNGKRGVNEGPTWVNLQGFSGIVYSAHGSWTCDYKLGLLQLVGNNPLDPKSWQKRDAPLLMSERSKGGPYGPGHASFIVSPDGSGALCMFHCTHNVDDGWDNRKARCMQLSPQDFHPESRHCCCASGNEGGGGPGGLLGKAINKIKSL, from the coding sequence ATGTCCAACCACCCCATCGCCGAATGTGATATGCCTGACCCCTGGGTCCTCGCGGGCAACGGTGTCTTTTACCTGACCTTtacgctcggcgaccgcaTCGAGATCTGGGCGTCGCAGAACGTGGAGGACTTCCGCAATTGCCAAAAGAGCCTCATCTGGAAGCCTGAGGGCTCCGGCTGGGCCCCCGGTATCTGGGCCCCCGAGCTCCACAACCTGAACGGCACTTGGTATGTGTACTTCAGTGGCGAGAAGCCTGGCCAGGGCCCCGCGTCGCACCGCACCCTGGtcctgcgctcgagcaaCCCCGATCCGATGGACCCCAGCGGCTGGCAGTTTGCCGGCCCCCTGCGTGGTGTGCCTGACCACTGGGCGATTGACGCTACGGTCTTCACCCCCCGCCCCAATGAGCTGTACTGCTGCTGGTCGGGCTGGCCTCTTGGCGACAACTCTGACTCGGAGCAGGACCTGTTCATTGCGCGTCTCGCTTCGCCCGAGGAGGCGATTCCTGACACGGTCACGGTCATTTCGCGCCCCGACCGTGAGTGGGAGCGCCCTGACAATGGCAAGCGTGGCGTGAACGAGGGCCCGACGTGGGTCAACCTCCAGGGCTTCAGCGGCATTGTCTACAGTGCTCACGGAAGCTGGACGTGCGACTACaagctcggcctgctccaGCTGGTCGGCAACAACCCCCTGGACCCCAAGTCGTGGCAGAAGCgtgatgcgccgctgctgaTGAGCGAGCGCTCCAAGGGTGGCCCCTACGGCCCCGGCCACGCCTCGTTCATCGTCTCGCCTGACGGCAGCGGTGCGCTGTGCATGTTCCACTGCACGCACAACGTCGACGACGGCTGGGACAaccgcaaggcgcgctgcaTGCAGCTCTCGCCGCAGGACTTCCACCCCGAGTCCCGCCATTGCTGCTGTGCCTCTGGCAACGAgggcggcggtggcccCGGTGGTCTGCTTGGCAAGGCCATCAACAAGATCAAGTCGCTTTAA
- the ZTA1 gene encoding NADPH:quinone reductase (EggNog:ENOG503NV2G; COG:C): protein MSEMRAIRFHKTGEVDVIQQDTVPVPKPSATQVVIRTELAGVNFIDIYFRSGVYPSELPRTLGQECGGKVVEVGAEVTDFQVGDKVVALSHNAFAERVAVDQRLVAKVPERVDLRSATALFLQGLTALTLTHAAYPVQAGDWVLVHAAAGGTGLLIVQLCKALGAHVIGTTSTEKKAQIAKEHGAEHVLLYGEHNTPADNAKRVLELTEGRGVQVVYDSVGQATWDANFDAVARLGTLVSFGQSSGTPEPMALARLSPKNLKVLRPTLFNYVATKEEMAHYAQQLFGFLADGKIRENVWPASC, encoded by the exons ATGAGCGAAATGCGGGCGATCCGTTTCCACAAGACCGGCGAGGTGGATGTGATTCAGCAGGACACGGTGCCTGTGCCGAAGCCGAGTGCGACGCAGGTCGTGATCCGTACTGAGCTGGCTGGCGTCAACTTTATTGACATCTACTTTCGTTCTGGCGTCTACCCCAGCGAGCTCCCCCGGACGCTCGGCCAAGAGTGCGGCGGGAAGGTGGTGGAAGTCGGCGCGGAGGTGACCGACTTTCAGGTCGGCGACAAGGTCGTCGCGCTGTCGCACAATGCGTTTGCGGAGCGTGTCGcggtcgaccagcgcctcgttgcCAAGGTgccggagcgcgtcgattTGCGGTCCGCCACCGCGCTCTTTCTGCAAGGCTTGACGGCGCTCACGCTCACGCATGCGGCCTACCCCGTGCAGGCCGGCGACTGGGTGCTGGTgcacgctgctgccggTGGCACTGGCCTGCTGATTGTGCAGCTGTGcaaagcgctcggcgcgcacgtcaTCGGCACGACGTCCACCGAAAAGAAGGCGCAGATTGCCaaggagcacggcgcggaGCATGTGCTGCTCTATGGCGAGCACAACACGCCCGCGGACAATGCGAAGCGTGTGCTGGAGCTGACCGAGGGCCGTGGCGTGCAGGTCGTCTACGACTCGGTCGGCCAGGCGACGTGGGACGCCAACTTTGACGCtgtcgcgcgtctcggcacgctcgtctCCTTTGGCcagtcgagcggcacgcctGAGCccatggcgctcgcgcgtctgAGCCCCAAGAATCTCAAGGTGCTGCGCCCTACGCTTTTCAACTATGTTGCGACAAAGGAGGAGATGGCGCACTATGCACAGCAGCTCTTTGGCTTCCTTGCCGACGGCAAGATCCGGGAAAATGTCTGGC cggcaaGCTGCTGA
- the CSE1 gene encoding importin-alpha export receptor (BUSCO:EOG09260OQ8; EggNog:ENOG503NVXH; COG:U; COG:Y), whose protein sequence is MDPSDPQQLSSLATLFQHTLNPTQRKDAEDQLVQLQAQPRFALLLLALVQSEEASTAIRLAAAIQFKNTCKTRWEVDSENEDPVVGFVSDEEKQVIRAQLIPVLVSLARAQTPSQAILAQLNESIALVAQSDFPEPWIELIDELVKELGSDNYYVLLSILSTSHAIFRRWRSLFRSDALYSEINLVLSKFAVPLLELLQKVYAMLVDPATPAANVTPLASCLVLLLQLFYDLSAQDLPPQFEDAIPTLSPMFTHLLKFSRPELVGDEDDLAPSLMDKIRSSVCEIFELYAKRYLDVLPQLPEYVQAVWDMLATYGPSEKYDVIVSKAILFLAAVVRMGNQRSLFEADATLEQFISAIVLPNIQLRDVDEEIFEDNPMEYIRRDLETSVEVDTRRRAASEFVRALLEQFSEQITAICSRHIRTYLDEAQASESNWKKKDAAIYLLTSIAAQGATAQFGVSSTNTLVDVVQFFSDHVLQDLQPDNAAAERRPILQVDAIKYLYTFRNQLTKEQLLSVLPLLVRLLASSNYVTCTYAAISIERILFIKSEGRFVFGATDIAPFSEDMLRALFAAITRNDTPEKVAENDHLMKCVMRVILTARDAVVTYADAVLRPLVEILSVTARNPSNPRFTQFLFESIAALVRYAGGRDATTSRAIEQELFAPFTHILQADVVEYIPYVFQILAQLLEVHASHDTQRELPSSYATLLPPLLTPALWEQKGNVPALVRLLSAYLRQAPKQIVDGQHVEAFLGIYQKLISSRLNDVFGFALLQALLRNLPAEVMAGYMQPILTLMLMRLQSSKTEKFSQHFVVFVGFFCGVQQAAYPEQVVQSFETVQAGLFGQIMQNVVVPDLSKLLEKQRFNAAAGLIRLLTESPSMLTSQAVVWPTTLAGVLHMLSTTQEPDLDEDEQVAELDEQGFQASFSQLAASMPVRRPDESAATWAGNDLAAYLARQLQTAAQQHPGALPPLVQQLPGPAKATLDAALQKAGVALN, encoded by the coding sequence ATGGACCCCTCGGATCCGCAGCAGCTTTCGTCGCTGGCGACGCTTTTCCAGCACACGCTGAATCCtacgcagcgcaaggatGCGGAGGACCAGCTAGTAcagctgcaggcgcagccgcgcTTCGCCCTCTTGCTTttggcgctcgtgcagagCGAGGaggcgtcgacggcgatcCGCCTGGCGGCTGCCATTCAGTTTAAGAATACGTGCAAGACGCGCTGGGAGGTGGACAGTGAGAACGAGGACCCGGTGGTAGGGTTTGTGAGCGATGAGGAGAAGCAGGTGAtccgcgcgcagctcatTCCTGTCCTCGTCTCGCTCGCCCGTGCACAGACGCCGTCGCAGGCGATTTTGGCGCAGCTGAACGAGAGTATTGCGCTCGTGGCGCAGAGTGACTTCCCTGAGCCGTGGATCGAGCtgatcgacgagctggtcAAGGAGCTGGGCAGTGACAACTACTATGTCCTCCTCTCGATCCTCTCGACGTCCCATGCCATCTTCCGGCGGTGGCGCTCGCTCTTCCGCTCGGACGCGCTCTACTCCGAGATCAATCTGGTGCTGAGCAAGTTTGCGGTGCCccttctcgagctcctgcaaAAGGTGTATGCGATGCTCGTCGaccccgcgacgcccgcggcgAACGTGACGCCGCTTGCCTCGTGTCTCGTGCTGCTCCTGCAGCTCTTTTACGACCTCTCTGCGCAGGACCTGCCGCCGCAGTTTGAGGATGCGATCCCTACGCTCTCGCCCATGTTTACGCACCTGCTCAAGTTTTCGCGCCCCGAGCTGGTGGGCGACGAAGACGACCTTGCGCCGAGTCTCATGGACAAGATCCGCAGCAGCGTGTGTGAGATCTTTGAGCTGTATGCGAAGCGCTACCTCGATGTCCTCCCGCAGCTCCCCGAGTACGTCCAGGCGGTGTGGGACATGCTGGCGACCTACGGCCCCTCGGAGAAGTACGACGTGATTGTCTCCAAGGCGATCCTCTTTTTggcggccgtcgtgcgcatGGGCAACCAGCGCTCGCTCTTTGAGGCTGACGCGACGCTGGAGCAGTTTATCTCTGCCATTGTCCTGCCCAACAtccagctgcgcgacgtggacGAGGAGATCTTTGAGGACAATCCGATGGAGTACATCCGCCGCGACCTCGAGACGAGCGTCGAGGTagacacgcgccgccgcgccgcgtccgagtttgtgcgtgcgctcctcgagcagttcTCGGAGCAGATCACGGCGATCTGCTCGCGCCATATCCGCACctacctcgacgaggcacaGGCGAGCGAGAGCAACTGGAAGAAGAAGGACGCTGCGATCTACCTGCTCACGTCGATCGCGGCCCAAGGCGCGACCGCGCAGTTTGGTGTCTCGTCGACCAACACCCTGGTGGACGTCGTGCAGTTCTTCTCCGACCACGTACTCCAGGACCTGCAGCCCGACAAtgccgcggcggagcgccgcccgaTCCTGCAGGTGGACGCGATCAAGTACCTGTACACGTTTAGGAACCAGCTCACGAAGGAGCAGCTCCTCTCGGTGCTGCCCCTGCTCGTGCGTCTCCTGGCCTCGTCCAACTATGTGACGTGCACCTACGCGGCGATCTcgatcgagcgcatcctctTTATCAAGAGCGAGGGCCGCTTTGTGTTTGGCGCGACGGACATTGCGCCGTTTAGCGAGGAcatgctgcgtgcgctttTTGCCGCCATCACGCGCAACGACACGCCGGAAAAGGTCGCGGAGAACGACCATCTGATGAAGTGTGTCATGCGTGTGATCCTcaccgcgcgcgacgcagtcGTGACCtacgccgacgcggtgctgcgcccgcTGGTCGAGATTCTGAGCGTCACCGCGCGGAATCCGAGCAACCCCCGCTTTACGCAGTTCCTCTTTGAGTCCATTGCGGCACTCGTGCGCtacgccggcggccgcgacgcgacgaCCAGCCGCGCGATCGAGCAGGAGCTGTTTGCCCCCTTTACGCACATCCTCCAGGCGGATGTGGTCGAGTATATCCCCTACGTGTTCCAgatcctcgcgcagctgctcgaggtgcacgCGTCGCACGACACGCAGCGTGAGCTGCCGTCGTCGTacgcgacgctcctgcCGCCGCTCCTTACGCCTGCGCTGTGGGAGCAAAAGGGCAACGTGCCTGCGCTGGTGCGCCTCCTCTCGGCCTAtctgcgccaggcgccgaAGCAGATTGTCGACGggcagcacgtcgaggcaTTCCTCGGCATTTACCAAAAGCTGATCTCTTCGCGCCTGAACGACGTGTTTGgctttgcgctgctccaggcgctgctgcgcaacctGCCCGCCGAGGTCATGGCGGGCTACATGCAGCCGATCCTCACGCTGATGCTCATGCGCCTGCAGTCGAGCAAGACGGAGAAGTTCTCGCAGCACTTTGTCGTGTTTGTCGGCTTCTTTTgcggcgtgcagcaggcggccTACCccgagcaggtcgtgcAGAGCTTCGAGACGGTGCAGGCCGGCCTCTTTGGGCAGATTATGCAGAACGTGGTCGTGCCGGACCTGAGCAAGCTGCTTGAGAAGCAGCGCTTCAACGCGGCCGCGGGCCTCATCCGGCTGCTCACCGAGAGCCCGTCGATGCTCACCTCGCAGGCCGTCGTCTGGCCCACGACcctcgccggcgtgctgcacATGCTCAGCACGACGCAGGAGccggacctcgacgaggacgagcaggtggccgagctcgacgagcagggcTTCCAGGCCTCCTTctcgcagctcgccgcctccatgccggtgcgccgcccggacgagagcgcggcgacgtgggcCGGCAACGACCTCGCGGcgtacctcgcgcgccagctgcagaccgccgcgcagcagcacccgggcgcgctgccgccgctggtgcagcagctgccCGGCCCCGCCAAGGCtacgctcgacgcggcgctgcaaaaggcgggcgtcgcgctgaACTAG
- the HOM3 gene encoding aspartate kinase (EggNog:ENOG503NU38; COG:E) has product MAAKKPWIVQKYGGTSVGKFLSTIVDTISPSYIETNQIVIVCSARSGKTKALGTTNLLLQASAEAMRSASPSATPTPMSSSFSGSVGVQDSSLCSQLSRLDVQAANPFHATVDQILEDHLASARGAVHTPEILAQLEQDIRDECDRLREILQAARILHEVSPRSRDIIMGIGERLSCRIVAAALNDKGMKADLVTLDTIVDELDDESAVRAPSSLESAGYLDQSFYDKLSAALAERIEACEGIPVVTGYFGNVPGSLLSQVGRGYTDLCAALCAVGLHADELQIWKEVDGVFTADPRKVPTARLVPAITPEEAAELTYYGSEVIHPFTMEQAIKKSVPIRIKNVENPTGCGTVIFPDHENADVEEDVRHDPFVDGHVEQPPPPMSRSGTPGTATPLLPGMLRPSAPPITQKRRLPTAVTIKDNIIVLNVHSNRKTISHGFFARIFGTLDRYGVVVDLISTSEVHVSMAMTAEVKPRTLERLSAELEHVGTVSVLRSMVILSLVGKEMRHMIGVAGRMFSTLAEGNINIEMISQGANEINISCVIHERAALKALNLIHYSILELSPKPNNMEGGSFGRSFF; this is encoded by the coding sequence ATGGCCGCGAAGAAGCCGTGGATCGTGCAGAAGTATGGCGGGACGAGCGTCGGAAAGTTTCTGTCAACGATCGTCGATACGATCTCTCCGTCGTATATCGAGACGAACCAAATTGTGATTGTGTGCTCCGCGCGGTCCGGAAAgaccaaggcgctcggcacgacgaACCTCTTGCTGCAGGCCAGCGCGGAGGCCATGCGCTCTGCGTCGCCGTctgcgacgccgacgccgatgTCGAGCTCGTTCTCGGGAAGCGTTGGGGTGCAGGACTCGTCGCTCTGTTCGCAGCTCTCGCGCCTGGACGTGCAGGCCGCGAATCCGTTTCACGCAACCGTCGACCAGATCCTCGAGGACCACctcgcctcggcacgcggcgcggtgcacaCCCCAGAGATCCTCGCACAGCTTGAGCAGGACATCAGGGACGAGTGCGATCGGTTACGCGAGATtctgcaggcggcgcgcatcctGCACGAAgtctcgccgcgctcgcgcgacaTTATCATGggcatcggcgagcggctctCGTGCCGCATCGTGGCCGCTGCGCTGAACGACAAGGGAATGAAGGCAGACCTCGTGACGCTTGATACAatcgtcgacgagctcgacgatgAATCGGCTGTGCGCGCGCCATCGTCCTTGGAAAGCGCCGGCTACCTTGACCAGTCGTTCTACGACAAACtctcggcggcgcttgcggagcgcatcgaggctTGCGAGGGCATCCCAGTCGTCACGGGCTACTTTGGCAACGTCCCGGGCTCGCTCCTCTCGCAGGTCGGCCGTGGGTACACGGATCTGTGTgcggcgctgtgcgccgtcggcctgcacgccgacgagctccagATCTGGAAGGAGGTCGACGGTGTGTTTACCGCAGACCCGCGCAAGGTGCCCACTGCGCGGCTCGTCCCGGCAATCACGCCAGaggaggccgccgagctgaCGTACTACGGCAGCGAGGTCATCCACCCGTTTACCATGGAGCAGGCCATCAAGAAGTCGGTGCCGATCCGCATCAAGAACGTCGAGAATCCGACGGGGTGCGGCACGGTCATCTTCCCGGACCACGAAAACGCAGacgtcgaggaggacgtgcgccacgATCCGTTTGTCGAcggccacgtcgagcagccGCCCCCGCccatgtcgcgcagcggcacacCAGGCACCGCCACGCCGTTGCTCCCGGGCATGCTGCGCccgtctgcgccgccgatcaCGCAaaagcgccgcctgccTACTGCGGTCACGATCAAGGACAATATCATCGTGCTGAACGTCCACAGCAACCGCAAGACCATTTCGCACGGCTTCTTTGCTCGCATCtttggcacgctcgaccgcTACGGCGTGGTGGTCGACCTTATCTCGACATCGGAAGTGCACGTATCGATGGCCATGACGGCCGAAGTCaagccgcgcacgctcgagcgcctcagcgcggagctcgagcacgtcggcaCAGTGAGCGTCCTCCGCAGCATGGTCATCCTGAGCCTCGTCGGCAAGGAGATGCGGCACATGATCGGCGTGGCAGGGCGCATGTTtagcacgctcgccgagggcaACATCAACATCGAGATGATTTCGCAGGGCGCGAACGAGATCAACATCTCGTGCGTGAtccacgagcgcgcggcactcAAGGCACTGAATCTGATTCACTATTCGATCCTCGAACTCTCACCGAAGCCGAACAATATGGAGGGCGGCTCGTTTGGGCGCTCCTTTTTCTAG
- the SSD1 gene encoding Translational repressor (COG:J; EggNog:ENOG503NWBH): protein MAHGHDAHHDASFSPPNPRRGSRSENAERANRIASSQEQLLHAQLQQLGLESSESPLDAQSEALLPPRHDAWSAAPAQWGTPDLAGASPWGPPPLAPMQYHRRGASDAGGFRFPSSQPSYQPSERPTSPPFAGAPASMEQQRQAIQQQIEQLQRQQQQLLRQQQLMQPALPSLHEEGAGRTPPAHRRIQSHSATSTMPLDPSRAWPRPVGDPQSMRTTPNFSFPPRRAASETHNAQAQEMPQRGGHTRHASYQLATELSPEFLMAGGGMLSLASLGLGAGHGSDLADGFGEAPAPRRPHTRSSSMSSAHVPVPASGDLMASLPQAQAQLAALHRSRLQAGPGVHARSASYSGNRSTSNGSAPRKALFGSYLPQASLAPLLLTGKLVVGILRVNKRNRSDAWVTTEVLDSDIFISGSKDRNRALEGDLVAVELLDPQEVWQTKRDKVDKKKRKEEHAHGTPFANGRRSDKARDDTEVEGAQLKLVEDEEESENAPPALAGHVVAIVERVPGQIFPGTLALLRPSSVATKEKQQAEKGGQDEEREPGPRPKIVWFRPSDKRVPLIAIPADQAPADFWNEAHQESYSRCLFVACIKRWPITSLHPFGTLVDQLGPIGDLGAEAEALVRSHCNALAGEFGDAVLKAVPPASWTVPSQEYAARRTFGATSSPGLEASASDVYAIEGQSEVAISVGDQGGRTLVGVHFADIGYFVRPGSVLDREAKKRGERAVLVDRAYEMLPPALAAHAAGLVQGKDRLAISVVFTLVQNDVQDIWVGKSVVRVAQALSYAALSKAIDASPSLQCASQFATALHAERTAAGALPLDEPRLRFTLKDGRPTDVTTTHPIVDEYEHTLVHELVLRANTAAAHCIASSAPDRALLVRADAPHERALQTLRAQLVALRIPGSDTLTPQNLPSVLAHAPAEARGVAHALVVKAVPSPRFFCTGMVDISKFGHYTIPAPAYTEISAPFSQYAQIAVHRQLDAALGGTADELDAEAVSKIAQQANARHKAVALAQEQSAHLFLCQLLQPACLGPLKRSAVVMCASEHYIDLLVPSLTVERRVHLDSLALEHVHFDAARATVSLTWPDGAAQTLAPRGHVDVELHADMEKSPPVLTLTLLRS, encoded by the coding sequence ATGGCGCACGGTCATGACGCACACCACGATGCGTCCTTCTCACCCCCTAATCCACGCCGTggctcgcgcagcgagaaCGCGGAGCGTGCGAATCGCATCGCCTCCTCCCAAGAGCAGCTGCTgcatgcgcagctgcagcagctaGGCCTCGagtcgagcgagtcgccgctcgacgcacaGAGCGAAGCACTCCTTCCGCCCCGCCATGATGcgtggagcgccgcgccggcgcagtgGGGCACACCGGACCTggcgggcgcctcgccgtggggcccgccgccgctcgccccGATGCAGTACCACCGCCgtggcgcgagcgacgccgggGGATTCCGCTTCCCTTCGTCGCAGCCGAGCTACCAGCCGTCGGAGCGGCCGACGAGTCCCCCGTTTGCGGGTGCGCCCGCGTCGAtggagcagcagcggcagGCGATTCAGCAGCagatcgagcagctccagcggcagcagcagcagctcctgcgccagcagcagctcatGCAGCCCGCCCTCCCGTCGCTCCACGAGGAGGGCGCGGGACGCACGCCCcccgcgcatcgccgcaTCCAGAGCcactcggcgacgagcaccaTGCCGTTGGACCCGAGCCGCGCCTGGCCCCGGCCGGTGGGCGATCCGCAGtcgatgcgcacgacgcccaACTTTAGCTTCcccccgcgccgcgccgcgagcgagacgcACAACGCCCAGGCACAAGAGatgccgcagcgcggcggacATACACGCCACGCCTCGTATCAGCTCGCGACCGAGCTCTCGCCCGAGTTCCTCATGGCCGGCGGCGGGATGCTGAGCCTCGCGagcctcggcctcggcgcaggccacggcagcgacctcgccgacggctttggcgaggcgccggcgccgcgccggccgcacacgcgctcgagcagcatgTCCAGCGCGCACGTTCCGGTGCCGGCGAGTGGCGACCTCATGGCGAGCCTTCCCCAGGCCCAGGCGCAgcttgctgcgctgcaccgcagCCGCCTGCAGGCCGGGCCGGGGGtgcacgcacgcagcgcgtcctaCTCGGGCAACCGCAGCACGTCGAACGGCAGTGCGCCCCGCAaggcgctctttggcaGCTACTTGCCCCAAGCGAGCCTGgcgccgctcctgctcACTGGCAAGCTCGTGGTGGGCATTTTGCGTGTGAACAAGCGCAaccgcagcgacgcgtgGGTCACgaccgaggtgctcgacagCGACATCTTTATCAGCGGCTCCAAGGACCGCAACCGCGCGCTGGAAGGCGACCtggtcgccgtcgagctgctcgaccccCAGGAGGTGTGGCAGACGAAGCGCGACAAGGTCGACAAGAAAAAGCGCAAGGAAgagcacgcgcacggcacgccgttcgccaacggccgccgcagcgacaaggcgcgcgacgataccgaggtcgagggcgcgcagctcaagctcgtcgaagacgaggaggagagcgagaatgcgccgcccgcgcttGCGGGCCATGTCGTGGcgatcgtcgagcgcgtcccgGGCCAAATCTTCCCGGGCAccctcgcgctgctgcgcccgtCGAGTGTCGCGACCAAGGagaagcagcaggcggAAAAGGGCGgccaggacgaggagcgcgagcccgGCCCGCGGCCCAAGATCGTGTGGTTCCGCCCGTCAGACAAGCGCGTGCCCCTTATCGCGATCCCCGCCGaccaggcgccggccgactTTTGGAACGAGGCGCACCAGGAGAGCTACAGCCGGTGTCTGTTTGTCGCGTGCATCAAGCGGTGGCCGATCACGTCGCTGCATCCCTttggcacgctcgtcgaccagctcgggccgatcggcgacctgggcgccgaggccgaggcgctggtgcgcagCCACTGCAATGCGCTCGCGGGCGAATTTGGCGACGCGGTCCTCAAGGCGGTCCCCCCCGCGTCGTGGACCGTGCCGAGCCAAGagtacgcggcgcgccgcacgtttggcgcgacgtcgtcgcccgGTCTCgaggcctcggcctcggacgTGTATGCGATCGAGGGCCAGAGCGAGGTCGCGATCAGTGTCGGCGACCAGggcggccgcacgctcgtcggcgtgcacTTTGCGGATATCGGCTACTTTGTGCGCCCCGGCtcggtgctcgaccgcgaggcAAAGAAGcggggcgagcgcgccgtgctggTCGACCGCGCGTACGAGATGCTCCCccccgcgctcgccgcgcacgccgcgggcCTCGTTCAAGGCAAGGACCGCCTGGCGATCTCGGTCGTCTTTACGCTCGTGCAGAACGACGTGCAGGACATTTGGGTCGGCAAGTCGGTCGTGCGCGTGGCCCAGGCGCTGTCCTACGCCGCGCTCTCGAAAGcgatcgacgcgtcgcccagcCTGCAGTGCGCGTCGCAGTTTGccacggcgctgcacgccgagcgcacggcggccggcgcgctgccgctcgacgagccgcgcctgcgctttACGCTAAAAGACGGCCGCCCAACGGACGTCACGACGACGCACCCCATCGTGGACGAGTACGAACATACCCTTGtgcacgagctggtgctgcgtgcgaaCACGGCAGCGGCACACTGCATTgcgtcctcggcgcctgaccgtgcgctgcttgtgcgcgccgacgcgccgcacgagcgcgcgctacagacgctgcgcgcgcagctcgttgcgctgcgcatcccCGGCAGCGACACGCTGACTCCCCAAAATCTCCCTTCCGTCCTTGCGCACGCCCCTGCCGAAGCGCGGGgcgtcgcgcatgcgcttgTGGTCAAGGCCGTGCCTTCTCCCCGTTTCTTCTGCACGGGCATGGTCGACATCAGCAAATTCGGGCACTATACGATCCCCGCGCCCGCATATACCGAGATTTCCGCTCCTTTTTCGCAGTATGCCCAGATCGCGGTGCACCGCCAgctggacgcggcgctcggcggcactGCGGACGAGCTGGACGCGGAAGCCGTGTCCAAgatcgcgcagcaggccaaCGCGCGCCACAaggcggtcgcgctcgcgcaagaGCAGAGCGCACACCTCTTCCTCTgccagctgctgcagcccGCGTGCCTGGGGCCGCTCaagcgctcggcggtggtcatgtgcgcgagcgagcaCTATATCGACTTGCTCGTCCCCTCGCTCACCGTCGAAAGGCGCGTGCacctcgactcgctcgcgctggagcatGTGCACTTTGACGCGGCCCGCGCCACCGTATCGCTTACGTggcccgacggcgcggcgcagacgctcgcgccgcgcggccacGTCGACGTGGAACTGCACGCGGACATGGAAAAGAGCCCGCCGGTGCTTACCCTCACCCTGTTGCGTTCATAG